In the Psychromicrobium lacuslunae genome, GAAGCAGCAGCCCGGGAAGAGCACGCGACTGTCAAGTGACGGCGGCGCAATGCGGTGTGGTGGGACTACCGATCAGCGATATTAGCCACCAGCTGTTCCATGAACGCTTCGCGGCCCTCACGGCTGGCCGGCCGGCCAATCACCCCCGGGCGTTGTTGCCAGGGCAGCGGTCCACTAGCCTGCCGATACTCCACACCGATAGCGTCCAGTCGTGCTAGCTGGTCGGCTAAGCGCACCTCGAAATCGGCGAAGTCTCGCTCGGCGGAGCTCCACAGCGCTTCGGCAATAGCGCACAGTCGAGGGAAAGCGAAATAGTCGATGGTGCGTGGTGAATCCATGTGTTCGGTCCAAATATTGGCCTGGCCGCCGAGCACATGCTTGGCCTCCGAGGGGCTGAGCTCGGCGGGCACCGGCTCGAAAGCGTAGGCGTCCTGCACACTGACCGCGATCGCCACTGGAATTGGTTCCTCGGCCAGTTCAGATTGCCGGTAGTCCAGATAGACGACGTCGTCCGGGCAGGCAATCACGTCGTGACCGCGCTTCGCGGCGGTGACTGCGCCGGTCATCCCGCGCCAAGACGCGACCAGGGCGTTCTGCGGGACGCTGCCTTCCAGAATCTCGTCCCAGCCGAAGATCCTCCGGCCCTTGGCGGTGACGTGTTCGGCGAGTTGGCTGATGAACCATGCTTGCAGGCCTTCACCGTCGTGCAGGTCGAGTTCGAGCATCCGCTGTTGGGTGCGCGGATCGGCGAGCCATTGTTCCTTGGGGCACTCGTCGCCACCAATGCCGATGAACGGCGAGGGGAAGAGCTCCATCACTTCGTCGAGCACGTTTTTGAAGAATTCAACCGTGGAATCCTCAAGGTTGAGCACATTCGGATTCACACCCCACCGGGTGAAGACCGGCAGTTGCTGGCCGGTTACGCCCAGTTCTGGGTAGGCTGCCAGGGCGGCTTGCACGTGACCCGGAGACTCAATTTCGGGCACCACTGTGATGTGACGCTGTGCCGCGTAGGCAACGATTTCCCGAATATCGTCTTGGCTGTAGAAACCGCCGTGCGGCCGGCCATCGGCGGGTGCGCCGTCGTAAGCGCCGACCTGGGTTTCGGTCCGCCAGCTGCCAACTTCGGTGAGCCGCGGGTAGCGTTTGATCTCGATCCGCCAACCCTGATCTTCGGTCAGGTGGAAGTGCAGCACGTTGAGC is a window encoding:
- a CDS encoding beta-N-acetylhexosaminidase; translation: MPTLLPRPKTLLPRTGQFNLGPETTISAPSELFNELSWLQSALRPGSGLALREATEGSIRLALSTELAAENFRLEITEERIDITGGDAAGVFYGCAALLQLLPAAVYRKAAAPGVAWSVAACLVEDGPRFQWRGAMLDTARHFQPKHEVLRFIDLMAMHRLNVLHFHLTEDQGWRIEIKRYPRLTEVGSWRTETQVGAYDGAPADGRPHGGFYSQDDIREIVAYAAQRHITVVPEIESPGHVQAALAAYPELGVTGQQLPVFTRWGVNPNVLNLEDSTVEFFKNVLDEVMELFPSPFIGIGGDECPKEQWLADPRTQQRMLELDLHDGEGLQAWFISQLAEHVTAKGRRIFGWDEILEGSVPQNALVASWRGMTGAVTAAKRGHDVIACPDDVVYLDYRQSELAEEPIPVAIAVSVQDAYAFEPVPAELSPSEAKHVLGGQANIWTEHMDSPRTIDYFAFPRLCAIAEALWSSAERDFADFEVRLADQLARLDAIGVEYRQASGPLPWQQRPGVIGRPASREGREAFMEQLVANIADR